The genomic region AATCAGCTTGGCCCCTATGCACTATATTGTTGTCATATTTTTCCTCGCACTCTTTGTCTGGTCATTTTTCGCAACTGGCGACAACATGTTTCTCTACTGGGGAATTCCGCTCTCTCTATGTTTGTTTGTGATCCCCCTGGTGAACAGTTACAGTGTCGGCAAGCAGTATATCAAACTTCTCCCAGAATACGAAGCTGAATCAAAACCCTGTAGGATAAAACAGATCGGTCGCACGATGGAGGGCAAGGCAGTCCGTGTTGAAGGTGTTGTTCAGGGTTTGAAGGGTAAATTCATCAACCGTCCGGGCTATAAAATCTTTGACGGATCCGGAACGGTCGTTGCCCAGCGTTCATCCCCGCTGGATATTGATATTCGCGTAGGGGACAGCATTGAAGTCGTTGGTATGGTCGTCAAACGATATGCCTTTGTAGGAGATTATGTCGTTCACGCAATAGGTGTGAAAAAAATTGATACGGTAACTCCTTTGGATATGGATGAGGCTCTCGTCTCTTCAGACACCATGAAAATCAAAAAATATCATTAACTCTCTTTTCCGTACAGAGTTTTTTCTATCCAGAACCAATAGTTTTAATCCTTAGAAATCAGACTCATTGCTATGTTACATGAAGTGGTTGTGTACTCGCTTTCGGGTTGTCCTCACTGTAAAGCATTGAAAACGTTCCTTGATAATGACAATATACCCTACACCAATATTGATGTGGGTGAGGATCAAAAGGCCGCAGCTGAAATGATCAAGATATCCGGTCAGCGAGGTGTTCCGGTAACGGTCATCGACGGTGAAAAGATCGTTGTAGGCGATGACCTGAAAAAAGTCATGGAATATCTTGGTGCTCCGGTGGCGGTGAAGAAGACGCCGGATGTTTCTCCAAATCACGATCTGGTGGTGATCGGTGCAGGAGCAGCAGGTCTTTCGGCTGCCATGTACGGCGCCCGAAAAGGGATGGATATGATCGTGATAACCGGAGCGATAGGCGGAATGGTGAGCCAGAGTTATGTCGTAGAAAACTATCCTGGCGTTCCGGATGTCTCCGGAGAAGAGCTGATGAAAAAAATCTATGATCATACGGTACAATCTGGAGGGATCTTTGTTGAGGATGTAGTGACTGGCATTTCCAAGATCGACGATATCTTTTCTATCGAGACACTCAACGGGGGTCCTTACACTGCAAAGGCAGTCATAGCGGCTACTGGGAGGTCTCCACGTCTCTCCGGAGCGAAAGGTGAGACTGAGTATCTTGGGAAAGGTGTTGCGATCTGTACGACCTGTGACGGCCCGTTGTACAAAAATAAAGTTGTCGGGATCCTTGGCGGGGGGAACACCGCAGTTGACATGGCAATCGAACTGAGTGACATTGCATCAACGATCCATCTCATCGTTCGCAGTCATCTTAAGGCAGACAAGGTGCTGATCGATCGGCTCAAAACAAAGAAGAACGTGGTTCTGCATAAGGGATCTACCATATCGGAGTTTGGGGGCGGTCAGTTTCTTGAGTATGTGGTTTTGAAAAAAACCGGCGGCGTATCTGCCCTTCTTGGAAAAGCTGAAGAAAAACTTCCAGTTGACGGCGTCTTCCTTGGGATCGGTCTTGATCCAAACACCTCGATCTTCGAAGGCTTTGCAGCCATGAATCCGAATAAAGAAATCATTGTTGATGTCGACTGCACTACGAATGTTCCCGGATTTTTCGCTGCCGGGGATGCGACCTCCATCAAAGCAAAACAGATCGCAACATCCGTTGGCGAAGGAATAAAAGCTCTTCTGTCGGCATATGACTATCTGCGAAGATAACTCTCTATTTTTTTCAAAAAATTCGGCACGTAACTAAATCAATGAAGTGGGTGCCCCCTTCTTTCATCAAAGCATTGATCACATTACCGCAAAAAAGATTGGTTGAGAATATTTCTCAAATATATGGCATTACTCGTAAAGTTCGGACTCGTCGATCTTAGTATAAGAGACAAGTTCGGTCGGAGTAAAGTGAATGCCGATCTCACGGGCAGCACTCTCGGGAGAGTCTGCTGCATGGATGACATTTTTGCCGATGGACAGAGCATAATCTCCACGGATAGTTCCGGGGTTAGCTTCTGTCGGGTTGGTTGCACCGTTCATTTTCCGAACCGTTGCAACAACATTGTCACCTTCGAGGACAAAGCGGAAGACCGGTCCACCCGTAATGTATGCTTTCATGCTTGGGTAAAACGATTTTGCGAGGTGTTCCTCATAGTGCTTGTCAACAATAGATTCTGCAAGAACGCCGAATTTTCCGGCGACAATTTTGAATCCCTTGTTTTCAAAGCGTGACAGAATCTCGCCGACAAGTCCACGCTGGACGCCGTCGGGTTTGATCATCACAAAGGTGCGTTCCATAGATTAAATCACTCCTTACCGCGTGCCTTGCGACCTGCTGCGGTCCAGGCTACACGTCTGGGGATTCTGCCGAGTTTATAGTTGCTCTGGCATTTGGATGAGCAGAAATAGAAAACTGCACCATCTTTTCTAACAAAGAGCTTCCCGGTTCCGGGTTCAAGCTGCTTTCCACAGTAACTGCAGGTATATGTATCCACCATTTTACTCACCGTCTGGAAAGTTTCTTTGCTTCGCGTTCCGTTTCAAGGAGCATCAGAATGTCACCCTCACGGATAGGTCCGAAAGTGTTACGGGTAATGATACGCCCCTTGTTCGAGCCATCAAGGACACGGCATTTGATCTGGGATGCCTCTCCGTGCATACCCGTAAGGCCGATGACCTCAATAACTTCTGCTGGCGTTGCATCATCAGGCATGGAATTATCCTCTCAGTGCCTTGATCTGACCGGCAAGATCTCCTACGAGCTCTTTGCCTTTGCCGACTTTAACGATTGCTACTGCAGTGCATCCGACGTCAAGGCCGCATGCGGCTCCGATGTCTGCCTGCTTGTTGATGAAAACGAACGGAATTTCCTTCTCGTCTGCAAGTCCGGGGATGTGCATGACGATCTCTTCGGGTGTAACATCTGCGCCGATTAAGACGAGAGCTGCAATTCCACGCTCGACGGCCTTAGTTGCCTCGTTTGCGCCTTTCTTAATCTTTCCGGTGTCACGTGCAAGCTCAAGAGCTTCAAGTGCTTTGTTCTGAAGTTCTTCGGGAACTTCAAACTTCTGGTAAATCTTTGCCATAATTACTCACTTCACTCGAGAGGTTTTACCCTCTGTCATCGCTCATCAGCGGTCATACTGGTAGGTACAAAACAGTCTCAGGAAAATCCCGATTTGTTCCCCCCGTACGGGGTAACCGATGCTGGCGTAACTATATTTATGGGTTTGAATTTGAGATAAAGATATGGATGAACGTCAGGAATCAATGCGTAACGTTGACTGGGATATGTTCTGTCTTCTCTAGTAAGAATGACGTTATACTCCCTCATTATGTCGGGATAAATATCGCTTAGGGGGAGGTGTTGGCTATTTTATCCTGAATCCTGTCGTTACCTATTTTTGGAATTCGGGTCTCCGGATTTTTGAAGGAAGAAGATTTACCGATCTCCATCTCAGGACCCGCGCTCAATGTCCGGCGAATGAGAGGCATCTGTATTACCTGATTCGGTAGATATCCACACCGTCTGCTGAAAATACATTCACGAGATCTTCCAGAGGGAGGTTAATTGTGTACATCTCCTGTTCCACTTCTCCGACAAATAGGTACGTTGCTCCATACTTCTTCATCAGATTGATCGTTTTCCCCGGATCCTCATAGATCGCACGTACATCCGCCATCCTTGTGGAAACATCCCCTATACCTGTCCTCCATCCAACTTCATGTCCGGTCCATCCGATGATCGTGGATAAACCGGTCATTGCTGAGACCCTGGATCCGTAGGTGTACGATGTTCCTGCCGCTTCGACTACTATAATCGATGGATCTGCTATACCCTGCAGGTATTCTATTCCCTGATAGTCAGCAGGATGTGATACTGCAAGCCATGCTTCTCCATTCAGCGTCCCTCCTGGATAGCCAAGATTGATACCCCCTACAACAAAGATCCCTGCAAGACAGATGAACACCACACATACTGCTGCCCATACCTTTTTGGGATTTACAGCAGAAAACCGATCCCGGAACCAGTTTCCAAGAATCAGCAGTGATGAGACCCCAAGGAAGAACCAGGCGCAAAATCCGAATTTGAAGACGGTGTTCATCCGATAGTATGTATCACCCATGTAATCCTTGAGATAGAATATTTCGAGAAACACCAGGATAGCAAGTCCGATCACGCCGAAGATGATCTCCGGCAGCCACTCCTTCTTTGCGAGGAACAGGATTATGCAGAAGAGGGCCACTCCTAACGACGCATAACCTACCAGCCCAAGTATGATCGGGAGTGCGATCAGCCAGGGATATTTTTTCAGAACAGATATTCCATAGATGATAAAAATCACGAGGAAAAACAGATAAACCCCGAGAAATTCAATGATGGGAGATGGTGTTGTTACAAGGAAAAATCCCTCAATACTTGATCCGCCAGTTGTAAGCATCTGATATAAATATGGAGCATAGGCCAGAATGGAAAGTATCGGCACAAGTACAAACGGCAGAAGTTTACGAACCTGATGCCGGTCGAATCTCCACCATACCATAAACGCAACGACGAGATATACGCCGGCGTAGATTATCACATCCCATGAGTTCATAGCCGGCATTGTGCCAAGAGATAGAGAGAGAAGCCCGATCAGAAGATATTTTCCCCAGCCCTTCAGATACTGCCATCTGGTTATCATCACTGCAAGCAGGCAGATAAACAACAGCTGATTAAAACACGCGAGAAGATGTGCATGAGGATCGCCCCATAAAAAGGAGAATAGAGGGTATTCATTGATCGTTGTTCCTTCACCGATCACCCGGGTTGATGCCCACCAGGCATCAATGGCTCCTCGCCCGGTGATCGCATACCAGATCAATGCTGCATTCGGTATGATCAAAACCAGCATTGGGAGCCACTGATGGCGTTTGAGAAGCAGGACTCCGATCGCATAGGCCGACACTGCAGCCAGGGCAAACACGGTCGGGAGCATTAGATTGAAGACCACGGAGCTTGTTCCCAGAGCGAGGATTCCGAGAATTCCCATCATCCAGTGTCCGAGATAATAGTAGATGTTGAGTGTTTCCCCTGCAAACCACGGATCAAACGGTGTGACTGTTGGATTAAGCATTATGCTTCCGAGGAATGCCGCATCCATGAATTTCTCGCCTGACGGGATGATTCCCGGAGAGAACCACCGAACGATGAGGAGTAATGCAAATGCAGCAAGGAACATCAGATCCCAGAGAATCTGATTTTTTAAATCGGCCAGTTCATACTGCTTTTTGTAGAGAGCAAATCCTCCAAGCAAGGCGAAAAGTATCAAAACGAGCTGGACAGGCAGATCTATCAGAGCAAGATACCATGATCCGATCGTTAATAGAAGAATCCCAATGGGGTATGCAAGTCCGTAAGAAATCGTTCCAAGTGCCGGTTTGAGATACGGATAAATTGTGATCTGGCAGAATTTTATGACGATGAGCCAAAGGAGGACAGTGAGTATCTGGGATTCGATTGAGATCATGGTAGACCAGGCTGCTTATGGGATGTGCTGTAAATTTGTTCTTTCATCTCTGATAAATACCGCCGCCGTCTGAGGAATTTATCCTGATTCCGGCAACAGTCCCGTGTGTTCATCTTTACATCTCTCACAGTCAGACAGCATAGATCACTGTCTCGCATGGCCACCAGGGATATGGCGAGTACTGCCGGAGATAAAGGGTATATTCTTCATCATATTCTCTGATGAGTTTTGGGATCTCCCAGAGATCGTCTGGTTTATGATACACGCAAACGGCGAGTTTTGGATGATCTGAGGTGATGTGATTTTTTGCCCCTTCAAGTGCATCCCGCTCGAAACCTTCGATATCCATTTTTATGAATGAAACGGGTTCTAAGATATCCTCATCAAGTGAGACCATCTGTATGGCGGTAGATCCTGTTGCGCTTATGTGTGAATCCTCAGCCTCGGATGCATTGAAGGATACTGTTTCGTTCTCTTTACCTATACAGCAGTTCCTGAAAACGATCTTGTCGAGAACATCTTTTTGCCAGCTGGAAAAATAATCAACTGCAATGGCGTAGTTTTTCGGGTCGGGCTCATAGAAGTATGTCCTCGAAAAATCCCCTACACTGTTGATGAACATCTCCGTGACATCTCCGCGGTATCCCCCGCAGTTGACAAATACCTCCTGATCATTCAGTGATACGATTTTTTTATCGAAATATTGTTTGAAGGCGAAGTCGCCCTCCCGATGGTATGTTTTAATATCCTCTGTTAACCGGTACTGGAGCATAGAGATTAGCGTCCTGCGGGATTTGTCATCTGCGAGCAGATCGTAAAGTACCCGGTATTCTTTCTCGTGAGTAAATATCCCGTCACGTGCTTCCTGCCAGAATTTCTTCAAAGGTGTATCAACAAATCTTCGGTCCATGCGGTATTTCGTTACGAGCGGGGCACAGAGGGAGACCATAAATTTTTGCGCATGAGGATTTTTAGGGAACTGGATATCACGTATCTGTTCTTCGAGAAGATCGGCGTTTTTTGTTTTTTTAACTGCGGGATGTATACAGCTGTAAAACTCATCTATCGTCATATCTTTAGAGAACATATATCACACACTTTTCCTGTTGTTTATCATTCGGAGTAACCATAAATATCTTTTCTGTTTCGTGGACATAATTTCAGAGATTATCCGTGTCTTCTTTGAGTTTTTTTGTATCCTCTTTGAAAAGTCTCTTTAATAGAGACACTGACCAGTCACCGAAGTAATACAGAGAAATCAGTCCTCCAACAAGCGTGACAAGATTTTTGATCAGGTGATCAATCACCGCAATAAGGAACGCGGTAAATGATGCAACGCCGCCGATTTCAAAAATTATGGCAAGGGCCGCCTCGTAAGTTCCTATACCCCCCGGCGTAATCGGTACAGCTTTTATGAGATTTCCTATAACGATTGCCAGAAGAACCAGCATGAATGGAACATCGACGGCCAACATCATGCAGACAAGATAACAAACGAGAACATCCATCATCCAGATTATCACGGAAGTTCCCGAAAGAATACCTAGAGATGAGATCGTAGCGGATACCTGTCTGAACTGTGCAAAGACCTCCAGGATTTTTTTCAGGATCTTGTTCTCGGCATGCAACCACTTGGCAAGCAGGAGAATGATGATTCCCACAATTCCGGCGATCAGTACAAAGAGGATCAGCCAGACAAACCATCCATAATCCGCGGGAATCAGACTGATCAAAAACGGCAGAGAACACAACCCGAGAACTGCCAGTACAAGAATATCATACACTCGTTCAACGATAAGTGAAGTGAATCCGTTTGTGTAGGGCATGCCCTTCTCATGTTTGAGAATGAACATTCTGACAACGTCGCCGAGACGTGCTGGAATGATCAGGTTTGCTGTCTGGGATACATAGATACATGCCGTGGAGAAGATGAGCCCGATTTCTGTTCCGAGACGCTTAATGATGTATTTGTATCGAAACCCGCGGAGAAACCATGCAAGAACACAGATGCATATTGCTACGATCAACCAGGTCGGGACCAGGGACTCAAGAATGCTTTCGAGATTTCCCTGCAGTTCATCCCAAACCCGCAGCAGCATGTACCCCAGTAATGCAGCGGCAATTACTGTTGGTATAACAACGGCACTAACTTTTTTCCACATGCAGTCTCCACCACATCTTCAGGATGTCTTTACCCATATTGCTCACATCTTTGAATCTGACGGTAGTGCCCGGACCCTGTGTCCAAACGACTGGAAATTCATCTACACGGAGACCTTCTTTTTGTGCAAGAACGAGTGATTCCGTGTCCCAGAACCAGTGAGGTGCCTGGATTTTCGGCACGAGTTCTCGAAGAACCGCGGATTTATAGGCTTTGAATCCACACTGATGGTCATTGAGTTTGCTGCCGAGGAATAATCTGACCAGAAAATTATATCCTCTGCTGGCTATCTCCCGGTCGCCGCTTCTGATAATATTGCTGTCTTTCATCAGGCGTGAACCGGTCGCCACATCCGCTCCATCCTCGATATGTCCAAGAAGTTCTGCGAGATGGTTGATGTCGGTTGCCAGATCGACATCATAATAACAGAATATTTCTCCCCGGGATTCTGCAAGAGCACGGTTCAGTGCCCTGCCTCTTCCCTGCCTTTCATTGGAGTGAAGCAGTCGGACCCGCGGATCTTTTTTCTCCCACTCTTCCACGCACTCGCGGCTTCCGTCGGTACTGCCGTCCTCTGCGATAATCAGCTCGAAAGATTTTCCGTACGCTTCGAGTGCCTCAATGGATTTTGGAATAGCTGTCTTCAAAGCTTCCACATCATTGAAGACGGGAAGGACTGCGGTGACGGATACGTCTGTCAACGATTATTCTCCTCTAATAATTTTGCAGCATTGAGACCCGCCGAAATCGATCCCTCCATACTTCTTTCCGGATAGTTTTCCGGGGAAAACATTCCTGCGATGAACAAATTGTCTCCAATATTGGCTGGAGGGATAGAATCTTTGTATCCTGTTACATACACAGGACCGGCAAATCTGTCGATGTACAGGTCTGCGTGATGGATCTCACTGATATCTATAGAGAAACGTTTGCAGAAGTCATCAATCATCCGGTCTTTCAGTCCGCTGTCCGGTTCATCTTTGAAATAGGATGCAAGATACACGACATGTTCGCCATACCATTTGAACGGGACAAAATTCGTGTGGGTGACCACTGCTCCGTA from Methanocorpusculum sp. harbors:
- a CDS encoding glycosyltransferase gives rise to the protein MTDVSVTAVLPVFNDVEALKTAIPKSIEALEAYGKSFELIIAEDGSTDGSRECVEEWEKKDPRVRLLHSNERQGRGRALNRALAESRGEIFCYYDVDLATDINHLAELLGHIEDGADVATGSRLMKDSNIIRSGDREIASRGYNFLVRLFLGSKLNDHQCGFKAYKSAVLRELVPKIQAPHWFWDTESLVLAQKEGLRVDEFPVVWTQGPGTTVRFKDVSNMGKDILKMWWRLHVEKS
- a CDS encoding DUF2298 domain-containing protein, which translates into the protein MISIESQILTVLLWLIVIKFCQITIYPYLKPALGTISYGLAYPIGILLLTIGSWYLALIDLPVQLVLILFALLGGFALYKKQYELADLKNQILWDLMFLAAFALLLIVRWFSPGIIPSGEKFMDAAFLGSIMLNPTVTPFDPWFAGETLNIYYYLGHWMMGILGILALGTSSVVFNLMLPTVFALAAVSAYAIGVLLLKRHQWLPMLVLIIPNAALIWYAITGRGAIDAWWASTRVIGEGTTINEYPLFSFLWGDPHAHLLACFNQLLFICLLAVMITRWQYLKGWGKYLLIGLLSLSLGTMPAMNSWDVIIYAGVYLVVAFMVWWRFDRHQVRKLLPFVLVPILSILAYAPYLYQMLTTGGSSIEGFFLVTTPSPIIEFLGVYLFFLVIFIIYGISVLKKYPWLIALPIILGLVGYASLGVALFCIILFLAKKEWLPEIIFGVIGLAILVFLEIFYLKDYMGDTYYRMNTVFKFGFCAWFFLGVSSLLILGNWFRDRFSAVNPKKVWAAVCVVFICLAGIFVVGGINLGYPGGTLNGEAWLAVSHPADYQGIEYLQGIADPSIIVVEAAGTSYTYGSRVSAMTGLSTIIGWTGHEVGWRTGIGDVSTRMADVRAIYEDPGKTINLMKKYGATYLFVGEVEQEMYTINLPLEDLVNVFSADGVDIYRIR
- a CDS encoding 50S ribosomal protein L24e, whose protein sequence is MVDTYTCSYCGKQLEPGTGKLFVRKDGAVFYFCSSKCQSNYKLGRIPRRVAWTAAGRKARGKE
- a CDS encoding FkbM family methyltransferase, translated to MTIDEFYSCIHPAVKKTKNADLLEEQIRDIQFPKNPHAQKFMVSLCAPLVTKYRMDRRFVDTPLKKFWQEARDGIFTHEKEYRVLYDLLADDKSRRTLISMLQYRLTEDIKTYHREGDFAFKQYFDKKIVSLNDQEVFVNCGGYRGDVTEMFINSVGDFSRTYFYEPDPKNYAIAVDYFSSWQKDVLDKIVFRNCCIGKENETVSFNASEAEDSHISATGSTAIQMVSLDEDILEPVSFIKMDIEGFERDALEGAKNHITSDHPKLAVCVYHKPDDLWEIPKLIREYDEEYTLYLRQYSPYPWWPCETVIYAV
- the ndk gene encoding nucleoside-diphosphate kinase produces the protein MERTFVMIKPDGVQRGLVGEILSRFENKGFKIVAGKFGVLAESIVDKHYEEHLAKSFYPSMKAYITGGPVFRFVLEGDNVVATVRKMNGATNPTEANPGTIRGDYALSIGKNVIHAADSPESAAREIGIHFTPTELVSYTKIDESELYE
- a CDS encoding FAD-dependent oxidoreductase is translated as MLHEVVVYSLSGCPHCKALKTFLDNDNIPYTNIDVGEDQKAAAEMIKISGQRGVPVTVIDGEKIVVGDDLKKVMEYLGAPVAVKKTPDVSPNHDLVVIGAGAAGLSAAMYGARKGMDMIVITGAIGGMVSQSYVVENYPGVPDVSGEELMKKIYDHTVQSGGIFVEDVVTGISKIDDIFSIETLNGGPYTAKAVIAATGRSPRLSGAKGETEYLGKGVAICTTCDGPLYKNKVVGILGGGNTAVDMAIELSDIASTIHLIVRSHLKADKVLIDRLKTKKNVVLHKGSTISEFGGGQFLEYVVLKKTGGVSALLGKAEEKLPVDGVFLGIGLDPNTSIFEGFAAMNPNKEIIVDVDCTTNVPGFFAAGDATSIKAKQIATSVGEGIKALLSAYDYLRR
- the rpl7ae gene encoding 50S ribosomal protein L7Ae, whose amino-acid sequence is MAKIYQKFEVPEELQNKALEALELARDTGKIKKGANEATKAVERGIAALVLIGADVTPEEIVMHIPGLADEKEIPFVFINKQADIGAACGLDVGCTAVAIVKVGKGKELVGDLAGQIKALRG
- a CDS encoding lysylphosphatidylglycerol synthase transmembrane domain-containing protein is translated as MWKKVSAVVIPTVIAAALLGYMLLRVWDELQGNLESILESLVPTWLIVAICICVLAWFLRGFRYKYIIKRLGTEIGLIFSTACIYVSQTANLIIPARLGDVVRMFILKHEKGMPYTNGFTSLIVERVYDILVLAVLGLCSLPFLISLIPADYGWFVWLILFVLIAGIVGIIILLLAKWLHAENKILKKILEVFAQFRQVSATISSLGILSGTSVIIWMMDVLVCYLVCMMLAVDVPFMLVLLAIVIGNLIKAVPITPGGIGTYEAALAIIFEIGGVASFTAFLIAVIDHLIKNLVTLVGGLISLYYFGDWSVSLLKRLFKEDTKKLKEDTDNL
- a CDS encoding nucleotide-binding protein, with amino-acid sequence MKIKGVKISLAPMHYIVVIFFLALFVWSFFATGDNMFLYWGIPLSLCLFVIPLVNSYSVGKQYIKLLPEYEAESKPCRIKQIGRTMEGKAVRVEGVVQGLKGKFINRPGYKIFDGSGTVVAQRSSPLDIDIRVGDSIEVVGMVVKRYAFVGDYVVHAIGVKKIDTVTPLDMDEALVSSDTMKIKKYH
- a CDS encoding 30S ribosomal protein S28e, with amino-acid sequence MPDDATPAEVIEVIGLTGMHGEASQIKCRVLDGSNKGRIITRNTFGPIREGDILMLLETEREAKKLSRR